The Desertifilum tharense IPPAS B-1220 DNA segment TATTTCCCCCTGGGAGGTTCGCGTTTAGGCTTAGTTCGCACTTGCTTGAATTTATTAACCATTATGTTAATTGCGGGTATTTGGCACGGTGCGGCTTGGGGTTTTATTGTGTGGGGAATTTTACATGGTTTAGCCTTGGTGATTCACCGCTTAACTGAAGCGCTTTCAAAGCGCCAGGAATCTCTTCAGAACTGGTGGCAAAGCATTCCGGGAACCCTTTGTGCTTGGGGGATTACGCAGGTTATGGTGTTTGTTTCTTGGATCTTTTTTAGACTGCCAAATCTCCGCGAATCTACTTGGGCGATCGCTCATCTTTTTGGGCATTCTGCCGACCCGCAATACGTCCAAAAGGTCTATTTAGAAACAATGGGTCTGAATCCGTTACAGTTCGGCTTATTGCTGTGGTTGCTCGTTGGTTTAATGGCAATTGTTTACACCGTTCACCGCCAGCTCAAGCTTCAGTTAAATTGGCCGCTTAAATTGTTCTTGGTTCCGGTTTGTCTGTACGCCGTTTGGCAATTAGCACCCCAAGGTGGCTTGCCTTATATCTACTTCGATTTTTAAGAAATATTAAGCTCAAAAAAAGCCTGAAGCGATCGCCCGAATAATATGAAGTTTTGTATCAGCATTATCGTATTTTCGGGCTTTAATATATGTATTTTTGTAAAAATGCTTTATATAAAAAAACAGCTTTGTTAAGGTGTGTTCAGGTGAATCATTTTCACCGAGTACCTGGAAAAATCAATAGCAATTTTAAGCATATGACAACGACCTTACAACAGCGCGAAGGCGGCTCTTTGTGGTCGCGCTTTTGCAACTGGGTCACTAGCACCAATAACCGCGTTTATGTCGGTTGGTTTGGTGTGTTGATGATCCCAACTCTGCTGAGTGCAACCATTTGCTTCATCATCGCTTTCATCGCGGCTCCTCCGGTAGATATCGATGGCATTCGCGAGCCTGTCGCTGGCTCCTTACTGTTCGGAAACAACATCATTTCTGGTGCGGTTGTTCCGTCTTCCAACGCTATCGGTTTGCACTTCTACCCGATTTGGGAAGCTGCATCTTTAGATGAATGGCTGTATAACGGTGGCCCTTACCAGCTAGTGGTCTTCCACTTCTTGATTGGCATTTTTGCCTATATGGGTCGTCAGTGGGAACTTTCCTATCGCTTAGGAATGCGTCCTTGGATCTGCGTTGCCTATTCCGCTCCCGTAGCTTCTGCTACAGCAGTTTTCTTAATTTATCCTTTAGGGCAAGGCAGCTTCTCTGACGGAATGCCTCTCGGTATTAGCGGAACCTTCAACTTCATGATCGTGTTCCAAGCCGAACACAACATCTTGATGCACCCCTTCCATATGTTGGGTGTAGCGGGTGTCTTTGGAGGCGCACTCTTTAGTGCAATGCATGGTTCGCTCGTCACTAGCTCTCTGGTTCGCGAAACCAGCGAAACCGAGTCTCAAAACTACGGTTACAAATTTGGCCAAGAAGAAGAAACCTACAACATCGTGGCGGCTCACGGCTACTTTGGTCGGTTAATCTTCCAATATGCATCCTTCAACAACAGCCGCAGCTTGCACTTCTTCTTAGGTGCATGGCCTGTGATTGGGATCTGGTTTACCGCGTTGGGGATCAGCACGATGGCTTTCAACCTCAACGGGTTTAACTTCAACCAGTCGATTATCGACTCTCAAGGTCGCGTAATCAATACTTGGGCTGACATCATCAACCGCGCTAACTTAGGTATGGAAGTGATGCACGAGCGCAACGCTCACAACTTCCCCCTCGACTTAGCCAGTGGTGAAGCAACGCCTGTGGCTTTAAGCGCTCCAGCAATTCATAGCTAATTGATTGCTTTTAACTCGAAAGCGTCTCTGGTTCAGGGGCGCTTTTTTATTTCTGCGCTTAAATACAGCCACCAGGTAGAGATTGAGTTAACTTGGAAGAGAGACATGGGGATTTAAGCAATCCTTGTGGGAGACTCAAAACCTGAAGTGCGCTAGCTCATCATAACCCCAGATAGAAGACGCCCAGTGCAACGTCTCCTAGCATTAAGGTTGTGGAGAAAGTCGAGTATACGATAACTAGGGTTAACGCTCTAAAACATGCAATTTTTCAACTTTCCAGATTTAAAGCCTCCCCCCAAGCACGAATAGGGAGCGCCAACTCCGTCAGTTCCAGTTTAGTTATTTACCCTTCTGTTCTGCGATCGCCCGACTCGGCTGAGAGCGAGAGTCCGCTGAGGCTCTCAGATCAAACGCTCCCCCAATGGGTCTAGGAACTATCCCAACCTAGGCATTGTAAGGAAACCTGAACAACGCCCGATCGACTGTGTTGAAAGCTAAGAATAGAAATAGGTTTTGAGCAAATGTTAATTCTTGGCCCGTTTGTGCCACCCATTCTAGCCCTAAGTCCAACACCCGAAGCGGTTGTTGTGGAGACCTCTTTTTTGGGAATTTCAGGTGCAGTTAGCCATCCCGAAAACAGGTTGGTTTTAGAATGGTCAGAACGTCCCCCAGCAACCGGGGCCGTTTTATCCCACTCTTGGGTTGAGAGTCACTCCAAAAACAATAATATCCCCCATACTGCCTCCTCCCTGGGCTTAGTTGCTCAGGCCATCGTCCCGGCCAATGATGGGACGGGTACGAGAGTTAACGCTTCAGGCAATCAATTTAATATTGAAGGGGGCGCGCGATCGCGCAATGGGGCTAACCTATTTCATAGCTTTGAACAATTTGGCTTAAACGAAGGACAAGTCGCCAACTTCCTGTCTAACCCCCAAGTCCGCAACATTTTAGGGCGAGTCACCGGCGGAAGTCCATCCCTAATTCACGGCTTGCTGCAAGTGAGTGGGGGCAATTCTAATCTATTTTTAGTCAATCCTGCCGGAATTGTTTTTGGGCCGAGCGCGAGTTTAAATCTTCCCGCCGCATTTACCGCCACCACCGCCACGCGCATTGGTTTAGATAA contains these protein-coding regions:
- the psbA gene encoding photosystem II q(b) protein; translation: MTTTLQQREGGSLWSRFCNWVTSTNNRVYVGWFGVLMIPTLLSATICFIIAFIAAPPVDIDGIREPVAGSLLFGNNIISGAVVPSSNAIGLHFYPIWEAASLDEWLYNGGPYQLVVFHFLIGIFAYMGRQWELSYRLGMRPWICVAYSAPVASATAVFLIYPLGQGSFSDGMPLGISGTFNFMIVFQAEHNILMHPFHMLGVAGVFGGALFSAMHGSLVTSSLVRETSETESQNYGYKFGQEEETYNIVAAHGYFGRLIFQYASFNNSRSLHFFLGAWPVIGIWFTALGISTMAFNLNGFNFNQSIIDSQGRVINTWADIINRANLGMEVMHERNAHNFPLDLASGEATPVALSAPAIHS